The following proteins come from a genomic window of Pleuronectes platessa chromosome 2, fPlePla1.1, whole genome shotgun sequence:
- the spcs1 gene encoding signal peptidase complex subunit 1 has protein sequence MLPIFKSIPSHMDYKGQKLAEQIFQGIILISAVIGFVYGMIIEQFGWTVYIVLGGFAVSCVLTLPPWPMYRQNPLSWQPALPEISGESSQKPQESLKKKKHK, from the exons ATGTTGCCTATATTCAAGTCCATCCCGTCGCACATG gatTACAAAGGCCAGAAGTTGGCTGAACAGATTTTCCAAGGAATCATCCTCATCTCAGCG GTGATTGGCTTCGTGTATGGTATGATCATTGAACAGTTTGGCTGGACAGTGTACATAGTCTTAGGCGGCTTTGCTGTTTCCTGTGTG TTGACCCTGCCTCCGTGGCCCATGTACAGACAGAATCCTCTGTCCTGGCAGCCGGCATTACCAGAGATCAGCGGGGAGTCCAGCCAGAAGCCTCAGGAAAGcctcaagaagaagaagcacaaGTAG
- the gnl3 gene encoding guanine nucleotide-binding protein-like 3, producing MKRPKLKKASKRISCSKRYKIQKKVREHLKKLRKEAKKKGVSKRVKKDPGVPSSAPFKEEVLREAEQRRIQIEEEKTKKREIVKEERAKKRKKEKSAIKETEPNAKKARKENGTKLQAGPDRNSKQFLCSELNKVIDASDVVIQVLDARDPVGCRCPQLEEAVLQREGKKKLLLVLNKIDLVPKENVERWIQCLQKEFPVVLFKASTQIQDKTVQAKKSRIVASNEVLDRSRAAACYGSSCLAELLSTYATNTKEEVSLKVGVVGFPNVGKSSLINSMKGILACNAGVKRGITKSMQEVHITKNVKLIDSPGVVASPSNPKASMALRSLQVEEGQETVLEAVRTLLKQCDKSQIMLQYTLPDFRNSLEFLTLFAKRRGYLQKGGVANTEQAAAAFLADWTGAKMSYHCKATESKSHPAYLSDAVVAEMQSGWDLIQLEKGNKECLQGVKCPNQASSIGFTSKGPTVGLLNVSEVSEIKLHAPTTESEAVQNDEPEQMPGELNKTEELEKPPTMPLIKIPLKVRFPIDITLSAASVNDAYDFNMDFK from the exons ATGAAGCGACCAA AGTTAAAGAAAGCGAGCAAGCGTATCTCATGTTCCAAACGTTACAAAATACAGAAGAAG gTCCGCGAGCACCTCAAGAAGCTCAGAAAAGAGGCGAAGAAGAAAGGAGTGAGCAAACGAGTGAAGAAGGATCCCGGAGTGCCCAGCAGTGCTCCGTTTAAAGAGGAGGTGCTCAGGGAGGCAGAGCAGCGGAGGATACAG attgaagaagaaaaaactaaaaagagagaaatcgtAAAAGAGGAGCGAgccaagaagaggaagaaggaaaagtctgCTATCAAAGAAACTGAACCCAACGCAAAGAAGGCTCGGAAG GAGAACGGGACAAAGTTACAGGCCGGCCCAGACAGGAATTCAAAACAATTCCTTTGCAGTGAATTAAATAAG GTGATTGATGCATCCGATGTAGTGATTCAAGTCCTTGATGCCCGTGATCCTGTGGGGTGCAGGTGTCCCCAGCTGGAGGAGGCGGTGCTGCAGAGGGAGGGCAAAAAGAAACTACTCCTGGTTTTAAACAAAATAG ACCTGGTACCAAAGGAGAATGTGGAGAGGTGGATACAGTGTTTACAAAAGGAGTTTCCAGTTGTGTTGTTTAAAGCATCAACACAAATTCAGGACAAAACAGTG CAAGCCAAGAAGAGCAGGATAGTGGCCTCAAACGAAGTCCTGGACAgatccagagcagcagcctgtTATGGAAGCAGCTGCCTTGCTGAGCTGCTCTCAACTTACGCTACTAACACAAAGGAGGAAGTTTCACTCAAAGTCGGAGTAGTCG GTTTTCCTAATGTTGGGAAGAGTAGTCTGATCAACAGTATGAAGGGAATCCTGGCCTGTAACGCTGGAGTCAAGAGAGGAATCACAAA ATCCATGCAGGAGGTGCACATCACAAAGAATGTGAAGCTAATAGACAGCCCCGGAGTCGTGGCGTCGCCATCCAACCCAAAAGCTTCTATGGCGCTGAGGAgtctgcaggtggaggagggcCAGGAGACTGTGTTGGAGGCCGTCAGGACTCTGCTCAAACAGTGTGACAAGTCACAG ATCATGCTTCAGTACACTCTGCCAGACTTCAGAAACTCTCTGGAGTTCTTGACCTTGTTTGCCAAAAGACGGGGTTATCTGCAGAAGGGGGGAGTCGCTAACACAGAGCAAGCAGCTGCAGCTTTCCTTGCTGATTGGACAGG AGCGAAGATGAGTTACCACTGTAAGGCAACAGAGAGCAAGAGCCACCCTGCGTACCTGTCTGACGCTGTGGTCGCTGAGATGCAGAGCGGCTGGGACCTGATCCAACTGGAAAAGGGAAACAAAGAATGTCTGCAAG gtGTGAAATGTCCAAACCAGGCCAGCAGTATAGGTTTCACGTCTAAAGGGCCGACAGTGGGTCTGCTGAACGTCAGTGAAGTCAGCGAGATAAAACTTCATGCTCCAACCACAGAGAGTGAAGCAGTGCAGAATGATGAG CCTGAACAAATGCCCGGGGAGCTAAACAAAACAGAAGAGTTGGAGAAACCACCGACGATGCCGCTCATAA AAATCCCCCTCAAAGTGCGGTTTCCCATCGACATCACTCTCTCTGCCGCTTCAGTAAATGACGCCTATGACTTCAACATGGATTTTAAATGA
- the LOC128458165 gene encoding zinc finger and SCAN domain-containing protein 22 has protein sequence MTKLQFLNVFLTERLMLAAQEIYKSVEDTILEYQEEIAIRERENDHLRRRLRDAGIEIWPDRPSMALLEEEDGEHPRREWSPSMGHEERIPIQIKDKRDLRANPGEEQLRGHGSCTTPENMFTPPRVGNEYPQEGPHTSNLPQSQGVENRERDPGSRGPSRHVKAESGGGHRGSTSSNSGAQPLAPVNPNCSNENNIDIIGVDNGGQSVGAKGAGTGASRAQASHMRNQAANAVECPNQKSPLQAHMSSFCCKVCGEAFSHVGHLHVHVQVHTREKPYRCGVCGKCCSSSGRLQEHQRSHTGEKPFRCQICGKGFTQMAHLKVHMRIHTGEKPYSCPVCGKCFSRSDKIKRHLQTHSREGTYFSGQ, from the exons ATGACCAAGCTCCAGTTTTTGAACGTCTTCCTGACCGAGCGCCTCATGCTAGCTGCGCAGGAGATCTACAAGTCAGTGGAGGACACGATCCTGGAGTACCAGGAGGAGATAGCGATCCGGGAGCGTGAGAACGACCATCTGAGGCGCAGGCTGCGGGACGCTGGGATTGAAATATGGCCAG ATCGTCCATCCATGGCgctgctggaggaagaggatggtgaGCATCCACGACGCGAGTGGAGTCCCAGCATGGGGCACGAGGAGCGCATTCCAATTCAGATCAAGGATAAAAGAGATCTCCGGGCCAACCCAGGAGAGGAGCAGCTTCGGGGGCACGGCTCTTGCACCACACCGGAGAACATGTTCACTCCTCCACGTGTCGGAAATGAATATCCCCAGGAAGGCCCCCACACATCCAACCTCCCTCAGAGTCAGGGTgtggagaacagagagagggatcCCGGCTCCCGTGGCCCCTCCAGGCATGTGAAGGCGGAGAGCGGAGGAGGCCACAGAGGCTCGACGTCCTCCAACAGCGGTGCCCAGCCTCTGGCACCGGTCAACCCAAACTgctcaaatgaaaacaacattgaTATTATTGGCGTGGACAATGGAGGACAGTCGGTTGGTGCTAAGGGAGCTGGAACTGGAGCTAGCAGAGCACAGGCCTCTCACATGCGCAACCAAGCAGCCAATGCCGTGGAATGCCCCAATCAGAAATCCCCCCTACAAGCACACATGTCGTCTTTCTGCTGCAAGGTTTGCGGTGAGGCATTTAGTCACGTTGGCCACTTGCACGTGCACGTACAAGTGCACACACGGGAAAAACCATACCGCTGTGGTGTATGTGGGAAATGCTGCAGCTCGTCTGGTAGACTCCAGGAGCACCAGCGGAGCCACACGGGAGAAAAACCATTCCGGTGCCAGATCTGTGGGAAGGGCTTCACGCAGATGGCTCACCTGAAGGTCCACATGAGGATCCATACTGGAGAGAAGCCATACAGCTGCCCCGTGTGCGGCAAGTGCTTCAGCCGCTCTGACAAAATCAAAAGGCATCTCCAGACCCATAGCCGCGAGGGAACATATTTCTCGGGGCAATGA
- the glt8d1 gene encoding glycosyltransferase 8 domain-containing protein 1: MTLRRVNAVVLMLLAVAFLIIVQRNLLNLSDFLHKENPDAGAILPFEAELSPALKLESARKGEEIPVLITAAEERLGAVVAAMNSVYQNSKANVVFTIVTLNDTVEHLKAWLSETKLKNINYKIVVFKPELLSGKISKDPQTQEAAKLVRQLTFARFYLPVFLPEAEKAIYLDDDIIVQGNIQELYETNLKSGHAAAFSDDCDSASAKGIVRGAGNQNNYMGFLDFKKASIKKLGMRANTCSFNPGVIIANLTEWKNQNITQRLEHWMELNTQEDLYGETMAESIITPPLLIAFYKRHSNIDPMWHVRHLGNTGAGNRYSPQFVKAAKLLHWNGHYKPWGRASSFSDVWDKWFIPDPTGKFHPVRRHEGDS, from the exons ATGACGCTGAGGAGAG TAAACGCGGTAGTCCTGATGCTGCTGGCTGTGGCCTTCCTGATCATAGTCCAACGAAATCTCCTCAACCTCAGCGACTTTCTACACAAGGAAAACCCAG ATGCAGGGGCGATTCTTCCCTTCGAGGCCGAGCTGTCTCCGGCCCTTAAGCTGGAGTCggcgaggaaaggagaggagatccCTGTCCTCATCACTGCTGCCGAGGAGAGACTCGGTGCCGTGGTTGCAGCCATGAACAGTGTCTACCAGAACAGTAAAGCCAATGTTGTCTTCACCATTGTGACCTTGAATGACACAGTGGAGCACCTAAA AGCGTGGCTAAGTGAGACCAAGCTGAAAAACATCAACTACAAGATAGTTGTTTTCAAACCCGAGCTTCTCAGTGGGAAGATATCCAAAGATCCTCAGACACAGGAGGCTGCAAAACTGGTCAGACAGTTGACTTTTGCCAGGTTTTACCTGCCTGTATTCCTGCCTGAGGCAGAGAAAGCCATTTACTTggatgatgacatcattgtACAAG GGAACATTCAAGAGCTTTATGAAACCAACCTCAAATCAGGACATGCAGCTGCCTTCTCAGACGACTGTGATTCAGCTTCTGCTAAGGGCATTGTGCGGGGGGCTGGGAACCAG AACAACTATATGGGTTTCCTGGACTTCAAGAAGGCGTCAATAAAGAAGCTGGGCATGAGGGCCAACACATGCTCCTTCAACCCGGGGGTCATCATCGCCAACCTGACTGAGTGGAAGAACCAGAACATCACCCAGCGACTGGAGCACTGGATGGAGCTGAACACACA GGAGGATCTGTACGGTGAAACAATGGCAGAGAGCATTAttactcctcctctcctcattgcTTTCTACAAACGTCACTCCAACATTGACCCCATGTGGCACGTCAGGCACCTCG GTAATACAGGCGCTGGAAACCGCTACTCCCCACAGTTTGTGAAAGCTGCCAAACTCCTCCACTGGAACGGACACTATAAGCCCTGGGGCAGAGCATCCTCTTTTTCTGATGTGTGGGACAAGTGGTTTATTCCAGACCCCACGGGCAAATTTCATCCTGTGCGCCGACACGAGGGGGACAGCTAG